The following are from one region of the Stigmatella ashevillena genome:
- a CDS encoding nuclear transport factor 2 family protein: MSVAALLCLSLVAAAPAAPAVPKVAAPAAVLDDWHKAAAEADEARYFGHFTAEGVFLGTDATERWTRDAFRAWAKPYFTRGKAWSFRAVSRNLVVSKDGTVAWFDEVLDTPNMGPCRGSGVLVKEGNLWKIAQYNLSVPIPNEVLPDITSRIEKHLKAPAPEGK, translated from the coding sequence GTGTCCGTTGCCGCTCTGCTCTGTCTGTCGCTCGTGGCCGCCGCGCCAGCCGCTCCGGCTGTTCCGAAGGTGGCTGCGCCCGCCGCCGTGCTCGATGACTGGCACAAGGCCGCCGCCGAGGCGGACGAAGCGCGCTACTTTGGCCACTTCACCGCCGAGGGCGTCTTCCTGGGCACGGACGCCACCGAACGGTGGACCCGGGACGCGTTCCGGGCCTGGGCGAAGCCGTATTTCACGCGCGGCAAGGCGTGGAGCTTCCGGGCGGTGTCCCGCAACCTCGTCGTGTCCAAGGACGGGACGGTGGCCTGGTTCGATGAGGTGCTCGACACGCCGAACATGGGCCCCTGCCGGGGCTCGGGCGTGCTCGTGAAGGAGGGCAACCTCTGGAAGATCGCCCAGTACAACCTCTCCGTTCCCATCCCCAACGAGGTGCTGCCGGACATCACGTCCCGCATCGAGAAGCACCTGAAGGCCCCCGCCCCGGAGGGCAAGTAG
- a CDS encoding alpha/beta fold hydrolase codes for MVLESFQVGEGEVPTVLLHGFLGSGRNLRSLAVAWSEAEPQRRFLLPDLTGHGTSPALPPGADLDTLARDVQETARAKGFTGPLEWVGHSLGGRVSLAASLLFPSEVTPVTLLDITPSPVPVNLSESGMVLNILLQAPDSAPSRKEMRADLMGHGLSAGLADWLVMNLVSLPEGGVRWRFDRQALLELHERVNKTDLWAAVERPGAKVRCIRGGRARYVTDADLARLEKAGCPVATLPESGHFVHVDAPQALLQWLRTWG; via the coding sequence GTGGTTCTCGAGAGCTTCCAGGTGGGTGAGGGCGAAGTGCCCACGGTGTTGCTGCACGGCTTCCTCGGCTCGGGGCGCAACCTGCGCTCGCTGGCGGTGGCCTGGAGCGAGGCGGAGCCCCAGCGCCGCTTCCTCTTGCCGGACCTGACGGGCCACGGCACCTCTCCCGCCCTGCCACCCGGGGCAGACCTGGACACGCTCGCCCGCGACGTGCAGGAGACCGCCCGCGCGAAGGGCTTCACCGGGCCCCTGGAGTGGGTGGGCCACTCGTTGGGGGGGCGTGTGTCGCTCGCGGCGAGCCTCTTGTTCCCCTCGGAGGTGACCCCTGTGACGCTGCTGGACATCACGCCCAGCCCCGTGCCGGTGAACCTGTCCGAGAGCGGCATGGTGCTGAACATCCTGCTCCAGGCGCCGGACTCCGCGCCCAGCCGGAAAGAGATGCGCGCGGACCTGATGGGCCATGGCCTCTCGGCGGGGCTGGCGGACTGGCTGGTGATGAACCTCGTGTCCCTGCCTGAAGGCGGCGTGCGCTGGCGCTTCGACCGGCAGGCGCTCTTGGAACTGCACGAGCGGGTGAATAAAACGGACCTCTGGGCGGCGGTGGAGCGCCCCGGGGCGAAGGTGCGCTGCATTCGCGGAGGGCGCGCGCGCTACGTGACGGATGCAGACCTGGCGCGCCTGGAAAAGGCAGGCTGCCCGGTGGCCACGCTTCCGGAGTCGGGCCATTTCGTCCACGTGGACGCGCCCCAGGCCCTGCTTCAGTGGCTGCGGACGTGGGGCTGA
- the fliB gene encoding flagellin lysine-N-methylase, with protein MDALPRFVRSVLEFQCLADRCEDTCCVGLRIPVSEERLAKLREGVAGTPDAERVAMLVVPQPDGPPAERAFIQMGSDGSCPFLDTQKFCSLHRRHGERVLPDGCATFPRIVSKVGEQVEVAGSLACPEMARRLLLKADALEQVPGPWEQVPRPEVARPFPGEPGDAYVLHAERIRAAALVLLHQQGFPLASRLGFLGQWAFQLDSIFRGEAPFAGDAEQAGQVLDALLPPFEAPDKLEAMHRDFATLEVPGGPCAGLLASMLKARRAVARGERFKPFADGVLVSLWGSEEAEGSPEEAWREVAARWDWLDAVHGARIQQYFLHYTVNQWLRAPFTEAPSLLAYVFRLAVRVAMLRLALAGHPAVAALRASASGLASEEQQALLDRAAVECFYLVARHVEQAPDILSLVWNMAGAGGAETLGKLILFSKF; from the coding sequence ATGGATGCGCTTCCCCGTTTCGTCCGAAGCGTCTTGGAGTTCCAGTGCCTCGCCGATCGCTGCGAGGACACCTGCTGCGTCGGGCTCCGGATTCCCGTCAGCGAGGAGCGCCTGGCCAAGCTGCGTGAGGGCGTGGCGGGGACTCCCGACGCGGAGCGGGTGGCGATGCTCGTGGTTCCCCAGCCGGACGGTCCTCCCGCCGAGCGGGCCTTCATCCAGATGGGCTCGGACGGAAGCTGTCCCTTTCTCGATACCCAGAAGTTTTGCTCTCTGCACCGGCGCCATGGGGAGCGCGTGCTGCCCGATGGCTGTGCCACCTTTCCGCGAATCGTCTCGAAGGTGGGCGAGCAGGTCGAGGTGGCTGGCTCACTCGCCTGTCCGGAGATGGCCCGGCGCCTCTTGTTGAAGGCGGACGCCCTGGAGCAGGTGCCCGGCCCCTGGGAGCAGGTGCCTCGGCCCGAGGTGGCGAGGCCTTTTCCCGGCGAGCCCGGGGACGCGTATGTCCTCCATGCCGAGCGCATTCGGGCCGCCGCCCTGGTGCTGTTGCACCAGCAGGGGTTTCCGCTCGCGTCCCGGCTCGGGTTTCTCGGACAGTGGGCGTTCCAGCTCGACTCGATCTTCCGGGGCGAGGCGCCGTTCGCGGGAGATGCGGAGCAGGCGGGACAGGTGTTGGATGCGTTGCTGCCGCCCTTCGAGGCTCCGGACAAGCTGGAGGCGATGCACCGGGACTTCGCCACGCTGGAAGTGCCGGGGGGGCCCTGTGCGGGCTTGCTGGCGTCGATGCTGAAGGCGAGACGGGCGGTGGCGCGGGGTGAGCGCTTCAAGCCGTTCGCCGATGGCGTGCTGGTCTCGCTCTGGGGCTCCGAGGAGGCGGAAGGCTCACCCGAGGAGGCATGGCGCGAGGTTGCCGCTCGCTGGGATTGGCTGGACGCGGTGCACGGGGCACGCATCCAGCAGTACTTCCTCCACTACACGGTGAACCAGTGGCTGCGGGCCCCCTTTACGGAAGCCCCGAGCCTGCTCGCGTATGTCTTCCGGCTGGCGGTGCGCGTGGCGATGCTGCGGCTGGCGCTGGCGGGGCACCCAGCCGTGGCGGCCCTTCGCGCTTCGGCCTCGGGGCTGGCCTCCGAGGAGCAGCAGGCCCTGCTGGACCGGGCGGCGGTGGAGTGCTTCTACCTCGTGGCCCGGCATGTGGAGCAGGCGCCCGACATCCTCTCGCTCGTGTGGAACATGGCGGGCGCCGGTGGGGCGGAGACGCTGGGTAAGCTCATCCTGTTCTCCAAGTTTTGA
- the pulA gene encoding pullulanase-type alpha-1,6-glucosidase produces MRPLVLGAWLATAAPGVAAALAPTSVTLIGDLQSELGCASDVDPTCAATQLTLDASDGIWQKGFSVPAGTWKYKVAIDGALSETYGGPGGADITLTLASPATVKFYFDPVGHWVTSDKNASIATAAGSFQSELSCPGDWQPDCLKSWLQDPDGDGLYTFTTKALPEGTYEMKVALNEGWAESYGQDGGSSNLSFTVPAAGTEMIFTWNAVTKKPTVREAGAPVGDIVQARAQWVSPDTLAWSPENVPAGSTFRLHHQPDGAMRLTSSGIQGGASFTLTVDPAGLSAEQKVRFPLVKDALALKVPEAELARVPEYLKGQLAVSVTPPGGVLADATSVQTAGVLDALYAYTGPLGVAFETGVVGPTLRLWAPTARKVDLLVFDSSTAAQPSARVPMQAGARGVWSVSGDASWKDKFYLYEVEVYVRKEQAVKLNQVTDPYSVSLAMNSTRSQIADLKDRALAPSGWDTLQKPALEAPEDIVLYELHVRDFSIHDSTVPEAERGTFKAFTRDSNGTKHLSRLAKAGVTHVHLLPVFDIATIQENRASQSQPAGDLSAFAPDAEEQQAAIHAVRDADGFNWGYDPYHYTVPEGSYATQPDGSVRITEFREMVQSLNQRGLRVVMDVVYNHTNSSGQDPQSVLDRIVPGYYHRLNGVGNVETSTCCQNTATENVMMEKLMVDSLVTWAREYKVDGFRFDLMGHHMKANMLNVRAALDALTLEKDGVDGKAIYVYGEGWDFGEVQGNARGTNATQLNMPGTGIGTFSDRLRDAARGGGPFDDTRYQGFISGLFYDPNGFAQGTSEPKTLLLQHMDRIRVGLAGNLRDYSFTSVEDKAVKGSEVSYNGAPAGYTLDPQEVITYVSAHDNETLFDAVQLKAPRSASMDTRVRMHNMGISLVALAQGIPFFHAGDELLRSKSLDRNSYNSGDWFNRLDFTYQSNNWGVGLPPYDDNKDNWPFFKTLLADPALKPAPAHIAQALAHFEEVVRIRKSSRLFRLRTAAEIQQRVRFENTGSGQTPGLIVMSIQGDAPAAQGEFERAVVFFNATGTEQRFTAAAFQSQPLVLHPVQQESADPTVRTASFDGAAGTFVVPARSTVVFVQAPATPEPPPGEDDDGGCDCASANGTAFSALALLLGLSAMLRRRHAR; encoded by the coding sequence GTGCGCCCACTCGTGCTTGGCGCGTGGCTGGCCACTGCCGCCCCCGGTGTGGCCGCCGCGCTGGCGCCCACGAGCGTGACGCTGATTGGTGATCTCCAGAGCGAGTTGGGCTGTGCGAGCGACGTGGATCCCACCTGTGCCGCCACCCAGCTCACGCTCGATGCCAGCGATGGCATCTGGCAGAAGGGCTTTTCCGTTCCCGCGGGCACCTGGAAGTACAAGGTGGCGATCGATGGCGCCTTGTCGGAGACGTACGGTGGGCCGGGCGGCGCGGACATCACGCTCACCCTGGCGAGCCCCGCGACGGTGAAGTTCTACTTTGATCCGGTGGGCCACTGGGTGACCAGTGACAAGAACGCGAGCATCGCGACGGCCGCCGGGAGCTTCCAGTCGGAGCTGAGTTGTCCCGGCGACTGGCAACCGGATTGTCTCAAGAGCTGGCTCCAGGATCCGGATGGGGACGGCCTCTACACCTTCACCACGAAGGCGCTTCCGGAGGGGACCTACGAGATGAAGGTCGCCCTCAATGAAGGCTGGGCGGAGAGCTATGGTCAGGATGGAGGCTCGTCCAACCTGTCCTTCACCGTTCCTGCGGCGGGCACCGAGATGATCTTTACCTGGAACGCCGTCACCAAGAAGCCCACCGTCCGGGAAGCCGGGGCCCCCGTGGGCGACATCGTGCAAGCCCGTGCCCAGTGGGTGTCCCCCGACACGCTGGCCTGGAGTCCCGAGAACGTCCCGGCGGGGTCCACCTTCCGGCTCCACCACCAGCCGGACGGGGCGATGCGGCTGACGTCCTCCGGGATTCAAGGAGGCGCTTCCTTCACGCTCACCGTGGATCCGGCGGGCCTGAGCGCCGAGCAGAAGGTGCGCTTTCCCCTCGTGAAGGATGCGCTGGCCTTGAAGGTGCCCGAGGCGGAGTTGGCCCGCGTGCCCGAGTACCTCAAGGGGCAACTGGCCGTCTCCGTCACCCCTCCGGGAGGAGTCCTGGCCGACGCCACGAGCGTGCAGACAGCCGGGGTGCTGGACGCGCTCTACGCGTACACGGGGCCGCTGGGGGTCGCCTTCGAGACGGGCGTGGTGGGCCCCACGCTGCGGCTGTGGGCGCCCACGGCGCGGAAGGTGGACCTGCTCGTCTTCGACAGCTCCACCGCGGCGCAGCCCTCTGCCCGCGTTCCCATGCAGGCGGGGGCACGGGGGGTCTGGAGCGTCTCGGGAGACGCCTCGTGGAAGGACAAGTTCTACCTCTATGAGGTCGAGGTCTACGTCCGCAAGGAGCAGGCGGTGAAGCTCAACCAGGTGACCGATCCCTATTCGGTGAGCCTGGCGATGAACAGCACGCGCAGCCAGATCGCCGACTTGAAGGACCGCGCCCTGGCCCCCAGTGGGTGGGACACGTTGCAGAAGCCCGCGCTGGAGGCCCCCGAGGACATCGTCCTTTACGAACTGCACGTGCGCGACTTCAGCATCCACGACAGCACGGTGCCGGAGGCCGAGCGCGGCACTTTCAAGGCGTTCACCCGGGACTCCAACGGTACGAAGCACCTGTCGCGGCTGGCCAAGGCCGGGGTGACGCACGTGCACCTGCTGCCGGTGTTCGACATCGCCACCATCCAGGAGAACCGCGCCAGCCAGTCCCAGCCGGCGGGAGACCTGTCCGCCTTCGCCCCGGATGCGGAAGAGCAGCAGGCAGCGATTCACGCGGTGCGCGACGCGGATGGCTTCAACTGGGGGTACGACCCCTATCACTACACCGTCCCCGAGGGCAGCTACGCCACCCAGCCGGACGGCTCGGTGCGCATCACCGAGTTCCGCGAGATGGTGCAGTCGCTCAACCAGCGCGGCCTGCGCGTGGTGATGGACGTGGTCTACAACCACACCAACTCCTCCGGGCAGGATCCCCAGTCGGTGCTCGACCGCATCGTCCCGGGCTACTACCACCGGCTCAATGGCGTCGGGAACGTGGAGACCTCCACGTGCTGCCAGAACACGGCCACCGAGAACGTGATGATGGAGAAGTTGATGGTGGACTCCCTCGTCACCTGGGCGCGTGAGTACAAGGTGGATGGCTTCCGGTTCGACCTGATGGGCCACCACATGAAGGCCAACATGCTCAACGTGCGAGCGGCCCTGGACGCCCTGACGCTGGAGAAGGACGGGGTGGATGGCAAGGCCATCTACGTCTACGGCGAGGGCTGGGACTTCGGCGAGGTGCAGGGCAATGCCCGGGGTACGAACGCCACGCAGCTCAACATGCCCGGCACGGGCATCGGCACGTTCAGCGACCGGCTCCGGGATGCGGCCCGAGGCGGTGGCCCCTTCGATGACACGCGGTACCAGGGCTTCATCAGTGGCCTGTTCTATGACCCCAATGGTTTCGCCCAAGGCACGAGTGAGCCGAAGACGCTGCTCTTGCAGCACATGGACCGCATCCGCGTGGGGCTGGCGGGCAACCTCCGGGACTACTCCTTCACCAGTGTGGAGGACAAGGCCGTCAAGGGCTCGGAGGTGAGCTACAACGGCGCTCCGGCCGGCTACACCTTGGATCCGCAGGAAGTCATCACCTACGTCTCGGCCCACGACAACGAGACGCTGTTCGACGCCGTGCAGCTCAAGGCCCCGCGCAGCGCCTCCATGGACACGCGGGTGCGGATGCACAACATGGGCATCAGCCTGGTGGCACTGGCCCAGGGCATTCCCTTCTTCCACGCGGGGGACGAGCTGCTGCGCTCCAAGTCCCTGGACCGCAACAGCTACAACTCGGGCGATTGGTTCAACCGGCTGGATTTCACCTACCAGTCCAACAACTGGGGCGTGGGCCTGCCGCCGTACGACGACAACAAGGACAACTGGCCGTTCTTCAAGACGCTGCTGGCCGACCCCGCGCTCAAACCGGCGCCGGCCCACATCGCCCAGGCGCTCGCCCACTTCGAGGAGGTGGTGCGCATCCGCAAGAGCTCACGCCTCTTCCGCCTCCGGACGGCCGCGGAGATTCAGCAGCGCGTGCGCTTCGAGAACACGGGCTCGGGGCAGACGCCCGGCCTCATCGTCATGAGCATTCAGGGCGATGCGCCCGCCGCTCAGGGCGAGTTCGAGCGCGCGGTGGTGTTCTTCAACGCCACGGGCACGGAGCAGCGCTTCACGGCGGCGGCGTTCCAGTCGCAGCCGCTGGTGCTCCACCCGGTGCAGCAGGAGTCGGCGGACCCCACGGTGCGCACGGCCTCCTTCGACGGTGCGGCGGGGACGTTCGTCGTGCCAGCGCGCTCCACCGTGGTGTTCGTCCAAGCCCCGGCCACCCCGGAGCCGCCTCCCGGAGAGGATGACGATGGGGGCTGTGACTGTGCGAGCGCCAATGGCACGGCGTTCAGCGCCCTGGCCCTGCTGCTGGGCCTGAGCGCGATGCTGCGCCGCCGGCACGCCCGGTAG
- a CDS encoding alpha-amylase family glycosyl hydrolase gives MQSPFPRNANLPLASPLGVVTFALLPALFWAGCAHAPPAVPAAPAPEAAPAPAAPAPAPRAWADEVLYFVVVDRFADGDPAHNVPGDVSAPGTFHGGDLKGLTQQLDELTSLGITALWITPVVKNIDGFVTGSGFPDWGYHGYWADDFHAMDPRFGTEEELRTLVKEAHARGIRVLLDVVYNHTGYGSRYLKLPETKHWLRSEETGTCGQDNNITSCVAGLPDFKTEQPEVAQYLIDAQIAWAKRSGVDGFRLDTLKHLEHGFWQEHRRRTREELGPDFFLLGELWGGELASLDKYFAGDEVDAGFDFSFQGSTLAFLQGRGRTVAFDRYLQSRGKIRPGYHLSHFLSSHDVPGALFQLGGDKARFQLAAVLQLTTAGIPTIYYGEEVARPGGDWPANRDDMPWGARDVKPGAGKPRDEALRKTYQKLISIRRAHPALSRGTHRGLSTDGDLYVFLRHDAQSGDAVMVAINRGQTPVSVSLPWPEAWGTPVAEDLLNGGRLEGPTLELAVEPLSARILGKPG, from the coding sequence ATGCAGTCCCCGTTCCCCCGCAATGCCAACCTACCGCTCGCGTCCCCGCTCGGGGTCGTGACGTTTGCGTTGCTTCCCGCGCTCTTTTGGGCGGGCTGTGCCCACGCGCCGCCGGCCGTGCCCGCAGCACCCGCTCCCGAGGCGGCACCCGCTCCCGCCGCCCCCGCACCGGCCCCCCGCGCCTGGGCCGATGAAGTCCTGTATTTCGTCGTCGTGGATCGCTTCGCGGATGGGGACCCCGCTCATAACGTTCCCGGAGATGTCTCCGCACCCGGCACCTTTCACGGAGGAGACCTCAAGGGGCTCACGCAGCAACTCGATGAGCTGACCTCGCTGGGCATCACCGCGCTGTGGATCACCCCCGTGGTGAAGAACATCGATGGCTTCGTCACCGGCTCGGGCTTCCCGGACTGGGGCTACCACGGGTACTGGGCGGATGACTTCCACGCGATGGACCCGCGCTTCGGCACCGAGGAGGAGCTGCGCACGCTGGTGAAGGAAGCCCACGCGCGGGGCATCCGCGTGCTGCTAGACGTCGTCTACAACCACACGGGCTACGGCTCGCGGTACCTGAAGCTGCCGGAGACCAAGCACTGGCTGCGCTCGGAGGAGACGGGCACCTGCGGCCAGGACAACAACATCACCTCCTGCGTGGCCGGGCTGCCCGACTTCAAGACCGAGCAGCCCGAAGTGGCCCAGTACCTGATCGACGCGCAGATCGCCTGGGCCAAGCGCTCCGGCGTGGACGGCTTCCGGCTGGACACCCTCAAACACCTGGAGCATGGCTTCTGGCAGGAGCACCGCCGCCGCACCCGCGAGGAGCTGGGCCCAGACTTCTTCCTGCTGGGCGAGCTGTGGGGCGGCGAGCTGGCCTCGCTCGACAAGTACTTCGCCGGGGACGAGGTGGACGCGGGCTTCGACTTCAGCTTCCAGGGCAGCACCCTGGCCTTCCTGCAGGGGCGCGGGCGCACCGTGGCGTTCGATCGCTACCTCCAGTCCCGGGGGAAGATTCGCCCCGGCTACCACCTGTCCCACTTCCTGTCCTCGCACGACGTGCCCGGGGCCCTGTTCCAGTTGGGCGGCGACAAGGCCCGCTTCCAGTTGGCGGCCGTCCTCCAGCTCACCACCGCGGGCATCCCCACCATTTATTATGGTGAGGAGGTGGCGCGCCCCGGCGGAGACTGGCCCGCCAACCGCGACGACATGCCGTGGGGCGCGCGGGACGTGAAGCCCGGCGCCGGCAAGCCTCGCGACGAGGCCCTGCGCAAGACGTACCAGAAGCTCATCTCGATTCGCCGCGCGCATCCGGCGCTCTCGCGCGGCACGCACCGGGGGCTGTCCACCGACGGCGACCTGTACGTTTTCTTGCGCCATGACGCGCAGTCCGGAGACGCGGTGATGGTGGCCATCAACCGCGGGCAGACGCCGGTCTCCGTCTCACTGCCGTGGCCGGAAGCGTGGGGAACCCCGGTAGCGGAGGACCTGCTGAACGGGGGCCGGTTGGAAGGCCCTACCTTGGAGCTCGCCGTTGAGCCACTCTCGGCGCGTATCCTGGGCAAACCGGGCTAA